One part of the Desulfonema ishimotonii genome encodes these proteins:
- a CDS encoding amino acid ABC transporter ATP-binding protein: MKTANHPILKIDNIYKRFGENTILKDVSLSIRKGEIKVLIGPSGAGKSTFLQSINFLVMPDEGTIRLEDRPVDPSDKRAICAYRRQVGMIFQEFNLFDHLTALGNVEIGMVRVLGMRKKAARERAMAELDRVGLKDQADQYPAQLSGGQKQRVSIARALAMDPRVMLLDEPTSALDPELIGEVQAVIRDLGKGGMTMIMATHQIGFARSLADEIIFMEKGAIIEQGPPDELLAPGACTRTGDFCSRIAEIGGE, encoded by the coding sequence ATGAAAACAGCTAATCATCCGATCCTTAAAATCGACAACATATACAAGCGCTTCGGTGAGAATACGATTTTAAAAGATGTCTCCCTTTCGATCCGCAAAGGCGAGATCAAGGTGCTGATCGGGCCGTCCGGGGCCGGTAAAAGCACCTTTCTCCAGAGCATCAATTTTCTCGTCATGCCGGATGAGGGAACGATCCGCCTGGAGGACAGGCCTGTTGACCCGTCCGACAAACGGGCGATCTGCGCCTACCGCCGACAGGTGGGGATGATCTTTCAGGAGTTTAACCTGTTCGATCATCTCACGGCCCTGGGCAATGTGGAGATCGGCATGGTCCGGGTGCTGGGCATGAGGAAGAAGGCGGCCCGTGAGCGGGCCATGGCCGAGCTGGACCGGGTGGGCCTGAAAGATCAGGCAGACCAGTATCCGGCACAGCTTTCAGGCGGCCAGAAGCAGCGGGTCTCCATTGCCCGCGCCCTGGCAATGGACCCCAGGGTCATGCTGCTGGACGAGCCGACCTCGGCCCTGGACCCGGAGCTGATCGGCGAGGTTCAGGCGGTGATCCGTGATCTGGGAAAGGGCGGCATGACCATGATCATGGCAACCCATCAGATCGGGTTTGCGCGGTCCCTGGCGGACGAGATTATTTTTATGGAAAAGGGGGCGATCATTGAGCAGGGGCCGCCGGATGAACTGCTGGCACCGGGGGCGTGTACCCGGACCGGGGATTTCTGTTCCAGGATTGCCGAGATCGGCGGTGAATGA
- a CDS encoding IS4 family transposase — MPKLIESLNNLINSDTFCSGHKNNQNDFTRKRILPFHSLICLLLNMNNQSYQTELDQYFKVVNHLEIAERFLYKANLTKARAKLKYEAFIELSDHMVHNFYENFQFQTWHGFNLFAVDGSTLRVPDEKTISEHFGAWNSVKGEKPCPKARVSQMFDVLNKITVDAIISPKSEGENELAAFHFLKLMPGDLILLDRGYPAHWLFRLILSMNADFCARISCNQWKVVKKFYKSGKKEQIVKIGPSPVSKQKCSQMGPDQKLIRLRLIRIELETGETEILITSLTDTEKYPHKVFAELYHLRWPVEEDYKALKYRLQVENFSGKSVHSVYQDFHAKVFSKNLTAVIATTTREKIIQKSRDLEFDHQINFAQALSKIKDTVVLLFNRPLENIIVIVAKIRKIFIQTTESVRPNRKFQRRHRVKQKRFFFEYKTNC, encoded by the coding sequence GTGCCAAAACTCATCGAATCCTTAAATAATTTAATTAATTCGGATACATTTTGCTCCGGACACAAAAATAATCAAAATGATTTTACCAGAAAACGTATTTTGCCATTCCATTCTCTGATTTGTTTACTTTTGAATATGAACAACCAATCATACCAGACTGAATTAGATCAATACTTCAAAGTCGTCAATCATCTGGAGATAGCCGAACGTTTTCTTTACAAAGCCAACCTGACAAAAGCCCGTGCAAAATTGAAATACGAGGCTTTTATAGAACTCAGTGATCATATGGTTCATAATTTCTACGAAAATTTTCAATTTCAAACCTGGCATGGATTCAATCTTTTTGCTGTCGATGGGTCAACACTCCGGGTGCCGGATGAAAAAACGATCTCGGAACATTTCGGTGCATGGAATTCAGTCAAAGGTGAAAAACCCTGTCCCAAAGCCCGTGTATCTCAGATGTTCGATGTTTTGAACAAAATCACAGTCGATGCGATTATCAGTCCGAAAAGTGAGGGTGAGAATGAACTGGCTGCATTTCATTTTCTGAAACTTATGCCCGGAGACCTCATTCTTTTGGATCGCGGTTATCCGGCCCACTGGTTATTCAGACTGATTTTATCCATGAATGCAGATTTTTGTGCCCGAATATCCTGCAATCAATGGAAAGTTGTAAAAAAATTCTATAAATCCGGAAAGAAAGAACAGATTGTTAAAATCGGACCCTCACCGGTCTCAAAACAAAAATGTTCCCAAATGGGCCCTGACCAGAAACTGATCCGGTTACGTTTAATACGTATCGAACTGGAAACCGGGGAAACAGAAATCCTGATTACATCTCTGACGGACACAGAGAAATATCCCCATAAGGTTTTTGCAGAATTGTATCATCTCCGTTGGCCCGTCGAAGAGGATTATAAAGCTCTTAAATACAGACTTCAGGTTGAAAATTTTTCCGGAAAATCAGTTCATTCCGTCTATCAGGATTTCCATGCCAAAGTATTTTCAAAGAACTTAACAGCTGTAATTGCAACGACAACAAGAGAAAAAATTATTCAAAAATCCAGAGATCTGGAATTTGACCACCAGATAAATTTTGCCCAGGCCTTATCAAAAATCAAGGATACCGTTGTTCTGCTTTTTAACCGTCCCTTGGAAAATATCATTGTTATTGTTGCCAAAATAAGAAAAATCTTCATTCAGACCACGGAGTCCGTCCGACCGAATCGAAAATTTCAAAGGAGGCACCGGGTTAAGCAAAAGCGCTTTTTCTTTGAGTATAAGACCAACTGTTAA
- a CDS encoding RloB family protein, translating to MWCVFDCDSFPQYNNAIEKAHAKGFRAAYSNEAFELWYLLHFNYFDRDIGRNEYKGMLEERLGGEYEKNDPAMYEKLLEHPDADQQQAINWAKRLLGLYGDRKDYADHNPSTTVFKLVESLNEHVWQFRCQVAPDYPLPYPHSCSVCKKSTQPPPPYPYLKPS from the coding sequence GTGTGGTGTGTATTTGATTGTGATTCGTTTCCCCAATACAATAATGCTATTGAAAAGGCTCATGCTAAAGGCTTCAGGGCCGCCTACAGCAATGAGGCTTTTGAACTATGGTATTTATTGCATTTTAATTATTTCGATAGGGATATCGGCCGGAATGAGTATAAAGGAATGCTGGAAGAACGCTTGGGTGGAGAATATGAAAAAAACGATCCGGCAATGTATGAAAAATTGCTCGAACACCCCGATGCGGATCAACAGCAGGCAATTAATTGGGCAAAGAGATTATTAGGGCTATATGGTGATAGAAAAGACTATGCGGATCACAATCCATCTACCACAGTATTTAAGCTGGTTGAAAGTCTTAATGAGCATGTTTGGCAGTTCCGATGTCAGGTTGCGCCTGATTATCCATTACCTTACCCGCATAGTTGCAGTGTTTGCAAAAAATCCACACAGCCGCCCCCGCCTTATCCCTATCTTAAGCCATCTTAA
- the pyk gene encoding pyruvate kinase translates to MPKTKIVCTIGPSSSSPEIIRELITSGMDVARLNFSHGSHAEHREKIRIIRDISEALARPVAILQDLCGPKIRVGEIPEPGIRLEPGETLTLTSEPVMGSRNRVSVSYLSLPGEVNVGDTILLADGMMELVVEETGETEIRCRVITGGILKSHKGINLPTGTIGTAAITEKDRADLIFGLENDVDYVALSFVRTADDILELKEIIKAADRDTPVIAKIEKHEALDHVDDIMSACDGIMVARGDLGVEIPLEKVPGIQKMLVRKANEKGKPVIIATQMLRSMVSAPRPTRAEATDVANAVLDGADAIMLSEETASGNFPVEAVRFMAKIAKNAEEDFPHQRYLKLHAKKEIPESVAHASCVLADQLEARAIVATTRSGFTAMQISRFRPKPKLIAFSPEKSTIRKLTLYWGCIPRFVAETQNTDERIEKASVAALGTGKVSAGDVIVITTGHPVWAAGTTNMVRVKQL, encoded by the coding sequence ATGCCAAAAACCAAAATCGTCTGTACCATCGGGCCGTCCAGCAGTTCACCTGAAATTATCCGGGAGCTGATCACAAGCGGCATGGACGTGGCCCGGCTCAATTTCTCACATGGCTCCCATGCGGAACACAGGGAAAAAATCAGGATCATCCGCGACATATCGGAAGCGCTGGCACGGCCTGTTGCCATCCTGCAGGATCTCTGTGGTCCCAAAATCCGGGTCGGTGAGATTCCGGAGCCGGGGATACGGCTGGAGCCGGGGGAAACGCTCACCCTCACCAGTGAACCGGTCATGGGGAGCCGGAACCGGGTGTCCGTCTCCTACCTTTCCCTGCCCGGCGAGGTGAATGTCGGTGACACCATTCTTCTGGCAGACGGCATGATGGAGCTGGTGGTCGAGGAGACCGGGGAGACAGAAATCCGTTGCCGGGTCATCACGGGCGGCATTCTCAAATCCCACAAGGGCATCAATCTGCCCACCGGCACCATCGGGACCGCCGCCATAACGGAGAAAGACCGGGCCGATCTGATCTTCGGCCTTGAAAACGATGTCGATTATGTGGCCCTCTCTTTTGTGAGAACGGCGGATGATATCCTTGAGTTAAAAGAGATCATCAAAGCTGCGGACAGGGACACCCCTGTCATCGCCAAGATCGAAAAACACGAGGCCCTGGATCATGTCGATGACATCATGTCGGCATGTGACGGCATTATGGTGGCGCGGGGGGATCTGGGGGTTGAAATTCCCCTGGAAAAGGTGCCGGGCATTCAGAAAATGCTGGTCCGAAAGGCCAACGAAAAGGGAAAGCCGGTCATCATTGCCACCCAGATGCTCCGCTCCATGGTCAGCGCACCCCGCCCCACACGGGCCGAGGCAACGGATGTGGCCAACGCCGTGCTGGACGGTGCCGATGCGATCATGCTTTCCGAAGAGACGGCCAGCGGCAACTTTCCGGTCGAAGCGGTCCGGTTTATGGCAAAAATCGCGAAAAATGCCGAAGAAGATTTCCCCCATCAGCGCTATCTGAAGCTTCACGCCAAAAAAGAGATACCGGAGTCAGTGGCCCATGCCTCCTGTGTGCTGGCCGACCAGCTGGAGGCCAGAGCCATTGTCGCCACAACCCGGAGCGGGTTCACAGCCATGCAGATTTCGCGCTTCCGGCCCAAACCGAAACTGATCGCCTTTTCGCCGGAAAAGTCAACCATCCGGAAACTGACCCTTTACTGGGGCTGTATTCCCCGGTTTGTCGCGGAAACCCAGAACACGGACGAACGGATCGAAAAGGCGTCTGTGGCCGCCCTCGGAACCGGAAAGGTCTCGGCAGGCGACGTGATTGTCATTACCACCGGCCATCCGGTGTGGGCCGCAGGCACGACCAACATGGTCCGGGTGAAACAACTCTAA
- a CDS encoding ATP-binding cassette domain-containing protein, translating to MFFTMHLSCQNISFRYPNAENSVFSNLTLEVTEPGFNALFGPSGVGKTSFARMIAGDIKDHTGEIRMTGIDRIAYTYNLERLPGWSAVGRHLEKNIPESRKERMAELIEIFGIRDCMDQRFSQLSLGQKNRVNLIRYLLQDFQLIILDESLANVDELTRERIILRIKEIFPRTFFMYISHNVVEVSKFCKEILVFRGAHKRPQTVMVRGQDLKTGQTLDKKAFELTMLEIMNAS from the coding sequence GTGTTTTTTACAATGCATCTCTCCTGCCAGAATATCAGCTTCAGATATCCCAACGCTGAAAACAGCGTGTTCAGCAACCTGACCCTTGAGGTGACTGAACCGGGCTTTAACGCCCTTTTCGGGCCGTCCGGCGTGGGCAAAACCTCCTTTGCCCGCATGATCGCCGGGGATATAAAAGACCACACCGGTGAAATCCGCATGACGGGCATTGACCGGATCGCCTATACCTACAACCTTGAACGGCTGCCGGGCTGGTCCGCTGTCGGCAGGCATCTGGAGAAGAACATCCCGGAGTCCCGGAAAGAGCGCATGGCAGAGCTGATTGAGATATTCGGCATCCGCGACTGCATGGATCAGCGGTTTTCCCAGCTCTCGCTGGGCCAGAAAAACCGCGTCAACCTGATCCGCTACCTGCTTCAGGATTTTCAGCTCATTATTCTCGATGAAAGCCTTGCCAATGTGGACGAACTCACCCGGGAGCGGATTATCCTCAGGATCAAAGAAATCTTTCCCCGGACTTTTTTTATGTATATCTCCCACAATGTCGTGGAGGTTTCAAAATTCTGCAAAGAGATCCTGGTGTTCCGGGGGGCGCACAAAAGGCCTCAGACTGTCATGGTGCGCGGCCAGGATCTCAAAACAGGGCAGACGCTTGACAAAAAAGCATTTGAGCTGACCATGTTGGAGATTATGAATGCTTCCTAA
- a CDS encoding OmpA family protein: MKKFVLLGIGAIFLLTSCAAPQTKTGKGTTYGAGIGAATGALAGQLIGGNTKSTLIGTAVGAAAGAALGGGVGHMMDKQEQEYQQALAASEAASVRREGNLLAIVLKGDVSFSTNSATVKPGLMSEIDRIAQVMVQYPQTRIRVEGHTDSTGKEDYNLQLSQRRADSVKDLLIQRGVNAASITSIGYGEGQPVASNATAEGRMRNRRVEIKVEPTGQG; the protein is encoded by the coding sequence ATGAAAAAATTCGTACTGCTGGGTATCGGGGCGATCTTCCTGCTGACCAGTTGCGCAGCACCCCAGACAAAAACCGGTAAGGGAACAACCTATGGCGCGGGTATCGGGGCCGCCACCGGCGCGCTGGCCGGGCAGCTGATCGGCGGAAATACCAAATCGACACTGATCGGAACAGCGGTCGGTGCGGCTGCCGGCGCGGCTCTCGGCGGCGGCGTGGGCCATATGATGGATAAACAGGAACAGGAATATCAGCAGGCGCTGGCCGCCTCCGAGGCTGCCTCCGTCCGCCGGGAGGGGAATCTGCTGGCCATCGTACTGAAAGGAGATGTCTCTTTTTCTACCAATTCCGCAACCGTTAAGCCGGGCCTGATGTCTGAAATCGACCGCATTGCCCAGGTGATGGTCCAGTATCCCCAGACCCGCATCCGGGTGGAAGGCCATACGGACAGCACCGGGAAGGAAGATTACAACCTTCAGCTCTCCCAGCGCCGGGCTGATTCGGTGAAAGACCTGCTCATCCAGCGGGGCGTAAACGCCGCGAGTATCACCTCCATCGGCTATGGCGAAGGCCAGCCCGTTGCCTCCAACGCAACCGCAGAAGGCCGCATGAGAAACCGCCGTGTGGAAATCAAGGTGGAGCCGACAGGCCAGGGTTAG
- a CDS encoding histidinol-phosphatase — MRENEPPECVSFHGGHSGEFCNHAEDTLAEIVEAYFRNHFNRVGISEHMPPPDDRFLYPDEQEAGLDARKMYDRFARYVSVCRQLQAAWAGKMNIYVGFETEAYSGALSFVQKLIREFRPDYIVGSVHHVNDVPIDASPALYRNAADMSGGTDALYCDYFDRQYELIRVLRPPVVGHFDLIRIFDPDYPARLEKPEIQQRVRRNLELIRASGLILDFNMRALVKGATEPYVSRPILEQALELGIPVLPGDDSHSVGTVGLNVGKGIRILAEMGFDTCWQTPAFAPAQQGGHVCLCPPVP; from the coding sequence ATGAGAGAGAATGAACCGCCGGAGTGTGTCTCTTTTCATGGCGGACACAGCGGCGAATTTTGTAACCACGCCGAAGATACGCTGGCTGAAATTGTTGAAGCCTATTTCCGTAATCATTTTAACCGGGTCGGCATTTCGGAGCATATGCCCCCGCCGGACGACCGGTTTTTATATCCCGATGAGCAGGAGGCCGGACTGGATGCCCGGAAAATGTACGACCGCTTTGCCCGCTATGTGTCGGTTTGCCGGCAGTTGCAGGCGGCCTGGGCCGGAAAGATGAATATTTACGTCGGGTTTGAAACGGAAGCATATTCCGGTGCCCTGTCTTTTGTTCAGAAGCTGATCCGGGAATTCCGTCCGGATTATATTGTCGGTTCGGTTCACCATGTAAACGATGTGCCCATTGACGCCTCACCGGCCCTGTACCGGAACGCCGCCGATATGTCGGGGGGAACAGATGCGCTCTATTGTGATTATTTTGACCGGCAATATGAGCTGATCCGTGTGCTGAGGCCGCCGGTGGTGGGACATTTCGACCTGATCCGCATTTTTGACCCGGATTATCCCGCCCGTTTGGAAAAGCCGGAGATTCAGCAGCGTGTCCGCCGGAATCTGGAACTGATCCGGGCGTCAGGGCTGATTCTTGATTTTAATATGCGGGCGCTCGTCAAGGGTGCAACAGAGCCGTATGTGTCCCGGCCCATCCTTGAACAGGCGCTTGAACTGGGCATTCCCGTTCTGCCGGGAGACGATTCCCACAGCGTTGGGACTGTGGGGCTGAATGTCGGAAAGGGGATTCGGATTCTGGCGGAGATGGGGTTTGATACCTGCTGGCAAACGCCTGCCTTTGCTCCGGCGCAGCAGGGTGGGCACGTCTGTCTGTGCCCACCGGTTCCCTGA
- a CDS encoding ABC transporter permease: MLPKRVFQFLIIYLLGLSFLFMVKYLLGLSDYVIPGPSDIGRVFGQDFVRYFFDVINTLSVAIIGQITSICMALLVGITGRQATWFGSFVKVAAYNIQAYPIVAIAPIIFILLGDGFVSRLLISAMICYFPLLLSIIGIMSEPITDIEHFYRVTGRMRWQLEIKIRAFENMSKLTTVISGSATLAMAGTIVSEFIAANAGIGYSIRIALYQSNLSKVLVALFMIGITLSVYQGLLEWAGAVTRERWAAS; encoded by the coding sequence ATGCTTCCTAAGCGCGTTTTTCAGTTTCTGATTATTTATCTGCTGGGACTCTCTTTCCTGTTCATGGTCAAATACCTGCTGGGGCTTTCCGACTACGTCATCCCCGGTCCGTCGGACATCGGGCGGGTCTTCGGGCAGGATTTTGTGAGATATTTTTTCGACGTGATCAACACCCTCTCGGTTGCCATCATCGGGCAGATCACCTCCATCTGCATGGCCCTGCTGGTGGGGATCACCGGCAGGCAGGCCACATGGTTCGGCTCATTTGTGAAGGTGGCCGCCTACAACATTCAGGCCTATCCCATCGTTGCCATTGCCCCCATCATCTTCATTCTCCTAGGAGACGGATTCGTGTCAAGACTGCTGATTTCGGCCATGATCTGTTATTTTCCCCTTCTGCTTTCCATCATCGGCATCATGTCCGAACCGATTACGGATATCGAACATTTTTACCGGGTAACCGGCCGGATGCGGTGGCAGCTTGAAATCAAAATCCGCGCCTTTGAGAACATGAGCAAGCTGACCACTGTGATTTCCGGCAGCGCAACCCTGGCCATGGCAGGCACGATTGTTTCCGAATTTATCGCAGCCAATGCGGGGATCGGCTACAGCATCCGCATTGCCCTGTATCAGAGCAATCTGTCAAAGGTGCTGGTGGCCCTGTTTATGATCGGGATCACCCTCTCTGTGTACCAGGGGCTTCTGGAATGGGCCGGTGCTGTGACCCGTGAAAGATGGGCGGCTTCATAA
- a CDS encoding amino acid ABC transporter permease has protein sequence MDELLYIQNDVMPALLEGTWISILLIIPSAIFGVCMGVLSATLRVYGHPVFRALGNAYVLLFRGFPLLIQLYIWYFGLPRIGIYLTPYWASVIAFALCSGAYQSEYIRGALLSIRQGQIAAARAIGLTQLQTVVHVVLPQALRRALPGCGNEIIYLIKYSSLAYMVTCIELTGRGKILAAASFKYVEVFLIVGAVYLVLVSVATWILSTLEERFSIPGFERHRG, from the coding sequence ATGGATGAACTGCTGTATATTCAGAATGATGTCATGCCCGCGCTGCTGGAGGGGACGTGGATCAGTATTCTGCTGATCATCCCGTCGGCGATCTTCGGGGTGTGTATGGGCGTACTCTCCGCAACCCTCCGGGTATACGGCCATCCGGTCTTCAGGGCACTGGGAAACGCCTATGTCCTCCTCTTTCGCGGCTTCCCCCTGCTGATCCAGCTCTATATCTGGTACTTCGGCCTGCCCCGGATCGGCATTTACCTGACGCCGTACTGGGCGTCGGTTATCGCCTTTGCCCTGTGCAGCGGGGCCTATCAGTCCGAATACATCCGGGGGGCACTGCTCTCCATCCGGCAGGGCCAGATCGCGGCAGCCCGCGCCATCGGCCTCACCCAGCTTCAGACGGTGGTCCATGTAGTCCTCCCCCAGGCCCTGCGCCGCGCCCTGCCCGGATGTGGCAATGAGATCATCTATCTCATCAAATATTCCTCCCTGGCCTATATGGTCACCTGCATCGAGCTGACCGGCAGGGGCAAAATCCTGGCGGCAGCCTCTTTCAAATATGTGGAGGTCTTCCTGATTGTGGGCGCTGTCTACCTGGTGCTGGTCTCCGTCGCCACCTGGATACTCAGCACCCTGGAGGAACGGTTCAGCATCCCGGGGTTTGAGCGGCACAGGGGGTGA
- a CDS encoding AAA family ATPase, with product MLLEFSVKNFLSIKDKVIFSLYASDEVKGHEKYNLIPVADQHILKSAVIYGANASGKSNFIKAMGFMRRVIVNSLKLNPEEPIVSAHDYPSFQLNPKSAKAPLEMEASFLYQDIYYRYGFVLDADKIHREWLYFAPEEEENESLLYERRLEKGEYAYDIPDESLIDSDFTKNKKLPDNTLLLAVLAKFTDSPARRVMEWIGNTFNVITSPDENAYEGFTYRKLDEDDYHANILKFLKVADVGIQDVFLKSVTTTDFLDNMPEELRKGLKQLISDKQAKQIVFQHSIFDDKGEEIDKKYWGQNNESAGTKKLFALSGPLIETLKKGEILVIDELDAKLHPMMMRFIIGLFHSKKHNPYNAQLVFATHDTQLLSPRFFRRDQIWFTEKNHYEATDLYSLADFDLDNDADFSRDYFQGRYNAVPFIGDLSLFDKGVEYGEE from the coding sequence ATGTTATTAGAGTTCAGTGTAAAAAATTTCCTTTCAATTAAAGATAAGGTAATTTTCAGTTTATATGCTTCTGATGAAGTAAAGGGACATGAGAAATACAATTTAATTCCCGTAGCAGATCAGCATATTCTGAAATCAGCCGTGATTTACGGGGCTAACGCCAGTGGTAAAAGCAATTTTATCAAAGCAATGGGGTTTATGCGTCGTGTAATTGTAAATTCGCTGAAGTTGAATCCTGAAGAGCCGATTGTATCGGCACATGATTATCCCAGTTTTCAATTGAACCCCAAAAGTGCAAAAGCGCCATTGGAAATGGAAGCCAGTTTTTTATATCAGGATATTTATTATCGTTATGGTTTTGTTTTGGATGCTGATAAAATCCATCGGGAATGGTTATATTTCGCCCCGGAGGAAGAGGAAAATGAATCTTTATTGTATGAGCGCCGTCTTGAAAAAGGAGAATATGCGTATGACATTCCAGATGAATCTTTGATAGACTCTGATTTCACTAAAAACAAAAAACTGCCTGATAATACATTGTTACTGGCTGTATTGGCAAAATTTACAGATTCTCCGGCACGCCGGGTCATGGAATGGATAGGAAATACATTCAATGTGATTACCAGCCCGGATGAAAACGCCTATGAAGGTTTTACCTATAGAAAATTGGATGAGGACGACTACCATGCGAATATCCTCAAATTCTTGAAAGTTGCGGACGTAGGTATTCAGGATGTTTTTCTCAAATCTGTAACGACAACGGATTTTTTGGATAATATGCCTGAAGAACTGCGTAAAGGGCTAAAGCAACTAATTTCCGATAAACAGGCAAAGCAGATTGTTTTTCAGCACAGCATTTTTGATGATAAAGGCGAAGAGATAGACAAAAAGTACTGGGGACAAAATAATGAGTCTGCTGGCACCAAAAAATTATTTGCCTTGTCAGGGCCGCTGATCGAAACTCTGAAAAAAGGTGAGATTCTGGTGATTGATGAACTGGATGCCAAACTGCACCCGATGATGATGCGGTTTATTATAGGCTTGTTTCATTCTAAAAAGCATAATCCCTACAATGCACAGTTGGTTTTTGCCACGCATGATACTCAATTACTCAGTCCGCGTTTTTTTCGTAGGGATCAGATATGGTTTACAGAAAAAAACCATTACGAAGCAACAGATCTTTATTCGCTGGCTGATTTTGATTTGGATAATGATGCAGATTTTTCCAGAGATTATTTTCAGGGACGATACAATGCAGTGCCGTTTATTGGTGATCTGAGTCTGTTTGATAAAGGAGTTGAGTATGGCGAGGAATGA
- a CDS encoding transposase family protein yields MRAVKRIEKMAIRVIRIEKKRGISASDTEYLIPDATEQPVQRPKRKQRKSYSGKKKGHTQKTQYITDPAGRIRAVSRTYPGKTHDFTIYKKQKKRDRFCGVPKKADNGYQGIRKYDKNAEIPYKKPRGGELTAEQKDFNRRLSKKRIRVGNTIREIKIFKIMSDTYMNRRKNHNLRANIIAGMVNMKITERELRKAA; encoded by the coding sequence ATGCGGGCGGTAAAACGCATCGAAAAAATGGCTATCCGGGTGATCCGTATTGAGAAAAAACGTGGGATTTCCGCTTCGGACACTGAATATCTCATACCTGACGCGACAGAGCAGCCCGTGCAACGCCCGAAGAGGAAGCAGCGGAAATCTTACAGTGGCAAAAAAAAAGGGCACACTCAGAAAACGCAATATATCACGGATCCGGCAGGAAGAATCCGCGCGGTTTCCAGAACATATCCCGGCAAAACCCATGATTTCACCATATACAAAAAGCAGAAGAAGAGAGACCGTTTTTGCGGGGTTCCGAAAAAGGCCGACAACGGATATCAGGGGATACGGAAATATGACAAAAATGCCGAAATTCCCTATAAAAAGCCCCGGGGCGGAGAGCTGACCGCCGAACAAAAGGATTTCAACCGGAGACTTTCCAAAAAACGGATAAGGGTGGGGAACACGATAAGAGAAATAAAAATATTCAAAATAATGTCGGATACTTATATGAACAGGCGAAAGAATCACAATCTCAGGGCCAACATCATAGCGGGGATGGTGAATATGAAAATAACAGAAAGAGAACTTCGGAAAGCCGCATGA
- a CDS encoding ABC transporter substrate-binding protein, whose protein sequence is MFGRSIRGMFIFLLMMGFCFQADGTEAAEKLNYRLKWLFNTSVVGDLYADFYGIFKANGLDVTLKEGGPERDAIRELELGHAQFGVASADQVIRARSKGAPVVVLAQIFQANPLQWIYRTSQPPILSPEDLKGRVIGITYGGNDETIMRTLLAKGGIEEREVRLFSVRYDFTPFYQKKVDIWPVYRNSQGPILAEKLGKEREDVAFFDPSRFGVRFVANSVVTSERMVREHPETVRNFISALLQGWREALKTENRDKSLKMLGQFDRDTAPDIRSKQLSITRNLIQPSHEVKIGTIDVEAWKQTEKIMLEQKLIPEPVFVEKVLMPQE, encoded by the coding sequence ATGTTCGGAAGATCAATTCGCGGGATGTTTATTTTTTTGCTGATGATGGGCTTCTGTTTTCAGGCGGACGGGACTGAGGCCGCTGAAAAGCTGAATTACCGGCTTAAATGGCTGTTCAACACCAGCGTGGTGGGCGACCTGTATGCGGATTTTTACGGCATTTTCAAAGCGAACGGCCTGGATGTGACGCTGAAGGAGGGCGGACCGGAGCGGGACGCCATTCGCGAGCTGGAGCTGGGTCATGCCCAGTTCGGCGTGGCGTCGGCGGACCAGGTGATCCGTGCCCGGTCCAAGGGCGCGCCCGTGGTGGTGCTGGCCCAGATCTTTCAGGCCAACCCCCTTCAGTGGATCTACCGGACCTCCCAGCCGCCCATCCTTTCGCCGGAAGACCTGAAGGGGCGGGTGATCGGCATCACCTATGGCGGTAATGATGAGACCATCATGCGCACGCTTCTCGCCAAAGGCGGGATTGAGGAGCGCGAGGTCCGGCTTTTCAGTGTGCGCTACGACTTTACGCCCTTTTATCAGAAAAAAGTGGACATCTGGCCGGTGTACCGGAACTCACAGGGACCGATTCTTGCTGAAAAGCTGGGGAAGGAACGGGAGGATGTGGCCTTTTTCGATCCGTCCCGGTTCGGTGTCCGGTTTGTGGCCAACTCTGTTGTGACCTCTGAACGGATGGTCAGAGAGCACCCGGAGACCGTGCGGAATTTTATCAGCGCCCTGTTGCAGGGGTGGCGGGAGGCGTTGAAGACGGAGAACCGGGACAAATCGCTGAAGATGCTTGGACAGTTTGACAGGGACACGGCCCCTGATATCCGAAGTAAACAGCTTTCCATCACCCGCAATCTCATTCAGCCCTCGCATGAGGTGAAAATCGGAACCATTGACGTGGAAGCGTGGAAACAGACCGAGAAGATCATGCTGGAGCAGAAACTGATCCCCGAACCGGTTTTCGTGGAAAAGGTGCTGATGCCCCAGGAGTAG